Proteins found in one Microbacterium sp. LWS13-1.2 genomic segment:
- a CDS encoding error-prone DNA polymerase, translated as MGFNNPGVPWSEMERVLSGRRRPEAPPVGADGGDSPAWSHKRGPYVAPEIERPADAIPYAELHAHSSYSFLDGASSPEELAEEAERLGLHALAITDHDGFYGIVRFAEAVEALQLKTVFGAELSLELPKPQNGEPDPAGAHLLVLARGEEGYHRLAGAITHAQLQGAEKGRPVYGLDELAEQAAGEWAVLTGCRKGAVRRALASAPGKAGADAAAHELDRLVTLFGRDAVHVELIDHGNPLDTRDNDVLAGLARERGLPLLATNNVHYAVPKRQLLAAAVAAVRANRGLDELDGWLPAHAGAHLRSGAEMAERFVRFPDAVARTVTLADELAFPLRKAKPALPKQKVPEGHTPMSWLRKLVWDAVPRKYPHLTEENRARIEKELGVIELKDFPGYFLIVHGIVQEARRRGILCQGRGSAANSAICYLLDITAVDAIGYDLPFERFLSSLREEEPDIDVDFDSDRREEIIQWVYQEYGRDRAAQVANVIQYRPKNAVRDMAKALGHSPGQQDAWSKQIEGWGALLETGAGHDIPDQVLEFASELLKAPRHLGIHSGGMVLTDRPVGEVVPIEHARMENRTVIQWDKDDAAWMGLVKFDLLGLGMLAALQYCFDMIRASTGEDWELSTIPKEEKAVYDMLCRADSIGVFQVESRAQMGLLPRLQPRRFYDLVIEIALIRPGPIQGGAVHPFVKRKLGQEKVTYAHPKLVPVLERTLGIPVFQEQLMQMGMAVGGLTGEDADLLRRAMGSKRGVERIDSLKEKLYAGMAENGLVGEEADAIYAKIQAFANFGFAESHSLSFALLVYASSWIKLHYPAAFLTGLLRAQPMGFYSPATLVGDARHHGVEVRRPDLHLSGAEAVLEGVEPASRSLSGLASRNAETKRSEHADDLDPRSADARGASSAGARAPSAQRAEPTGMDSCLERDQPPVGLFDLDAPDESATHRRDGGYAVRLGLAGVKGIGATVAQRIVAAREAGGLFRDQRDLVRRTSITATQVEALATAGAFECLGLSRREAIWLAGSAAQDRPEFLPDSLIAVQPPLFTDPTSYERLAADLWATGISTDDHPLTHYRSGLDGRGVLTSRELRSHEVGRRVEVAGLVTHRQRPATASGITFLNLEDEHGLVNVVCSLGVWNRYRRVVRDSPALIARGILERSAEGVTNLIADRFEDLRVGVQHRARDFR; from the coding sequence ATGGGCTTCAACAACCCGGGCGTTCCGTGGTCCGAGATGGAGCGCGTGCTGAGCGGCCGTCGCAGGCCCGAGGCACCGCCGGTCGGTGCGGACGGCGGTGACAGCCCGGCGTGGTCGCATAAGCGCGGGCCGTATGTCGCACCCGAGATCGAGCGTCCGGCAGACGCCATCCCGTACGCCGAGCTGCACGCGCACTCGTCGTACTCGTTCCTCGACGGCGCCTCCTCTCCGGAGGAGCTCGCCGAAGAGGCCGAGCGCCTGGGACTGCACGCCCTCGCGATCACCGACCACGACGGCTTCTACGGCATCGTCCGGTTCGCCGAGGCCGTCGAGGCGCTGCAGCTGAAGACCGTGTTCGGCGCCGAGCTGTCGCTCGAGCTGCCGAAGCCGCAGAACGGTGAGCCCGACCCGGCCGGCGCGCATCTGCTCGTGCTCGCCCGCGGCGAGGAGGGCTACCACCGGCTGGCCGGCGCGATCACGCACGCGCAGCTGCAGGGGGCCGAGAAGGGGCGTCCGGTCTACGGCCTCGACGAGCTCGCCGAGCAGGCGGCGGGGGAGTGGGCGGTGCTCACCGGCTGTCGCAAGGGCGCCGTGCGCCGCGCGCTGGCATCCGCGCCGGGGAAGGCGGGGGCGGATGCCGCGGCTCACGAGCTCGACCGCCTCGTGACGCTGTTCGGGCGCGACGCCGTCCACGTCGAGCTCATCGACCACGGCAACCCGCTCGACACCCGCGACAATGACGTGCTCGCGGGGCTCGCGCGCGAGCGCGGGCTGCCGCTGCTGGCGACGAACAACGTGCACTACGCGGTCCCGAAGAGGCAGCTGCTCGCCGCGGCCGTCGCGGCGGTGCGTGCCAACCGCGGACTCGACGAGCTCGACGGCTGGCTTCCGGCCCACGCCGGGGCGCACCTGCGGTCGGGCGCCGAGATGGCGGAGCGCTTCGTGAGGTTCCCGGATGCCGTCGCCCGCACCGTGACGCTCGCCGACGAGCTCGCCTTTCCGCTGCGCAAGGCCAAGCCCGCGCTGCCGAAGCAGAAGGTGCCCGAGGGGCACACGCCGATGTCGTGGCTGCGCAAGCTCGTGTGGGATGCCGTGCCGCGCAAGTACCCCCACCTGACCGAGGAGAACCGGGCGCGCATCGAGAAGGAGCTCGGTGTCATCGAGCTGAAGGACTTCCCCGGTTACTTCCTGATCGTGCACGGCATCGTCCAGGAGGCGCGGCGCCGCGGCATCCTGTGTCAAGGGCGGGGGTCGGCGGCCAATAGTGCGATCTGCTATCTGCTCGATATCACGGCGGTCGACGCGATCGGCTACGACCTGCCCTTCGAGCGGTTCCTGTCGAGCCTGCGCGAGGAGGAGCCCGACATCGACGTCGACTTCGACTCCGATCGTCGGGAAGAGATCATCCAGTGGGTCTACCAGGAGTACGGGCGCGACCGCGCCGCGCAGGTCGCGAACGTCATCCAGTACCGGCCCAAGAACGCCGTGCGCGACATGGCCAAGGCGCTGGGGCATTCGCCGGGGCAGCAGGACGCCTGGTCGAAGCAGATCGAAGGGTGGGGGGCGCTCCTGGAGACGGGCGCCGGCCACGACATCCCCGATCAGGTGCTCGAGTTCGCGTCCGAGCTCCTCAAGGCGCCGCGGCATCTCGGCATCCACTCCGGCGGCATGGTGCTCACCGACCGGCCGGTGGGCGAGGTCGTGCCGATCGAGCACGCCCGCATGGAGAACCGCACGGTGATCCAGTGGGACAAGGACGACGCCGCCTGGATGGGGCTCGTGAAGTTCGACCTGCTGGGGCTCGGGATGCTGGCGGCCCTGCAGTACTGCTTCGACATGATCCGCGCCTCGACGGGGGAGGACTGGGAGCTGTCGACGATCCCGAAGGAGGAGAAGGCGGTCTACGACATGCTGTGCCGCGCCGACTCGATCGGCGTCTTCCAGGTCGAGTCGCGTGCGCAGATGGGACTCCTGCCGCGCCTGCAGCCGCGGCGGTTCTACGACCTCGTCATCGAGATCGCGCTCATCCGCCCCGGGCCCATCCAGGGCGGGGCCGTGCATCCGTTCGTCAAGCGCAAGCTCGGGCAGGAGAAGGTGACCTACGCCCACCCCAAGCTCGTGCCGGTGCTCGAGCGCACGCTCGGCATCCCGGTGTTTCAGGAGCAGCTCATGCAGATGGGCATGGCCGTCGGCGGGCTCACCGGCGAGGACGCCGACCTGCTGCGACGGGCTATGGGATCGAAGCGCGGAGTGGAGCGCATCGATTCGCTGAAAGAGAAGCTGTACGCGGGCATGGCCGAGAACGGACTCGTGGGCGAGGAGGCCGACGCGATCTACGCCAAGATCCAGGCGTTCGCGAACTTCGGATTCGCCGAGTCGCACTCGCTGTCGTTCGCACTGCTCGTGTACGCCAGCTCGTGGATCAAGCTGCATTACCCGGCGGCGTTCCTCACCGGACTGCTGCGGGCACAGCCGATGGGCTTCTACTCGCCGGCGACCCTCGTGGGCGACGCACGCCACCACGGGGTCGAGGTGCGTCGCCCCGACCTGCACCTGTCGGGCGCCGAGGCCGTGCTCGAGGGCGTGGAGCCGGCCTCTCGGTCGTTGAGCGGGCTTGCGAGTCGAAACGCAGAGACGAAACGCAGCGAGCACGCGGACGACCTCGACCCGAGGTCTGCGGATGCCCGGGGCGCTTCGTCTGCGGGCGCTAGAGCGCCCTCCGCTCAACGAGCGGAGCCCACCGGCATGGACTCCTGCCTCGAACGCGACCAGCCGCCGGTCGGGCTCTTCGACCTCGACGCACCCGACGAGTCGGCGACGCATCGGCGCGACGGCGGGTACGCGGTGCGACTCGGCCTCGCCGGGGTCAAGGGGATCGGCGCGACCGTCGCGCAGCGCATCGTCGCGGCACGCGAGGCCGGTGGCCTTTTCCGCGACCAGCGCGACCTGGTGCGGCGCACCAGCATCACGGCGACGCAGGTCGAGGCGCTCGCCACCGCGGGGGCGTTCGAGTGCCTCGGCCTCAGCCGGCGCGAGGCGATCTGGCTGGCCGGATCCGCAGCGCAGGATCGCCCCGAGTTCCTGCCGGACTCCCTTATCGCGGTGCAGCCGCCGCTGTTCACCGATCCCACCAGCTACGAGCGGCTGGCCGCCGACCTCTGGGCCACCGGCATCTCGACCGACGACCACCCGCTGACGCACTACCGCTCCGGGCTCGACGGTCGCGGCGTCCTGACGTCTCGCGAACTGCGCAGCCACGAGGTCGGTCGCCGCGTCGAGGTCGCCGGACTCGTGACCCACCGGCAGCGGCCGGCCACGGCATCCGGAATCACCTTCCTCAACCTCGAGGACGAGCATGGCCTTGTGAACGTCGTGTGCTCGCTCGGGGTCTGGAACAGGTATCGCCGGGTCGTGCGCGATTCGCCGGCGCTCATCGCCCGCGGCATTCTGGAGCGTTCGGCCGAGGGGGTGACGAACCTCATCGCCGACCGGTTCGAAGACCTCCGTGTGGGCGTGCAGCACCGCGCGAGGGACTTCCGCTGA
- a CDS encoding VOC family protein, whose protein sequence is MAGKLGNITFYADDPPALARFWAAVFGYPEATWDDPLKDELLAAGLTETDLAKRGLAEDPEGVGPRLFFHHADDAKHGRNRLHLDISATPGRHPTREELDAEKDRLVALGAEVVRLVDQTWGPWPETYFQMRDPEGNEFCLQ, encoded by the coding sequence ATGGCCGGCAAACTCGGGAACATCACGTTCTACGCCGACGATCCTCCGGCGCTCGCCCGCTTCTGGGCCGCCGTGTTCGGCTATCCCGAGGCCACCTGGGACGACCCGCTGAAGGACGAGCTGCTCGCCGCCGGACTGACGGAGACGGACCTCGCCAAGCGCGGCTTGGCCGAGGATCCCGAAGGTGTGGGACCGAGGCTGTTCTTCCACCACGCCGACGACGCGAAACACGGGCGCAACCGGCTGCATCTCGACATCAGCGCCACACCCGGCCGGCATCCGACGCGCGAAGAGCTCGACGCCGAGAAGGATCGACTCGTCGCCCTGGGGGCCGAGGTCGTGCGCCTGGTCGACCAGACCTGGGGTCCGTGGCCCGAGACCTACTTCCAGATGAGGGACCCCGAGGGCAACGAATTCTGTCTGCAGTAG
- a CDS encoding M23 family metallopeptidase — translation MPEHAATDPNRRERNRKTPVRRSRAVPPAKSKPTTARATSSSAPSTKGRVAKPLRSLVVLTMVGGLVATVAIPAFAATAGAGPEEAVTLQQMAVDDAQTFVAASDANASELSRESYAATTAEEIDKKKAEEAAAERARQVAKLASTSSRSSVPINIALTSPGTGEVRWPILNFTKGRGLWDSGYHQGVDLLAPQGTPIYAAAAGVVKVSQESYGGYGVGISIDHVIGGQQVNTLYGHMTYGSRQVSVGQTVEAGQLIGLVGSTGSSTANHLHFEVHINGSVVDPWAWLQANAG, via the coding sequence GTGCCCGAGCATGCGGCGACGGACCCCAACCGTCGTGAGCGCAACCGGAAGACCCCCGTGCGACGCTCCCGAGCCGTGCCGCCCGCGAAGTCCAAGCCGACGACCGCGCGCGCGACCTCATCATCCGCACCGTCGACCAAGGGGCGCGTGGCCAAGCCGCTGCGCAGCCTTGTCGTGCTGACGATGGTGGGCGGACTCGTCGCGACGGTGGCCATCCCCGCGTTCGCCGCGACTGCCGGAGCCGGCCCTGAAGAGGCCGTCACCCTTCAGCAGATGGCGGTCGATGACGCGCAGACGTTCGTCGCGGCATCCGATGCGAACGCGAGCGAGCTGTCGCGCGAGAGCTACGCGGCCACCACCGCCGAAGAGATCGACAAGAAGAAGGCAGAGGAGGCTGCGGCCGAACGCGCCCGTCAGGTCGCGAAGCTCGCGTCGACCTCATCGCGCTCGTCCGTTCCGATCAACATCGCCCTCACCTCGCCCGGAACCGGCGAAGTGCGCTGGCCGATCCTCAACTTCACCAAGGGTCGCGGCCTTTGGGACTCGGGCTACCACCAGGGCGTCGACCTGCTCGCGCCCCAGGGCACCCCGATCTATGCGGCTGCTGCCGGCGTCGTCAAGGTGTCGCAGGAGAGCTACGGCGGCTACGGCGTCGGAATCTCGATCGACCATGTCATCGGCGGTCAGCAGGTGAACACCCTCTACGGGCACATGACGTACGGCAGCCGTCAAGTCTCGGTCGGCCAGACCGTCGAAGCTGGCCAGCTGATCGGCCTCGTGGGCAGCACCGGAAGCTCCACGGCGAACCACCTGCACTTCGAGGTCCACATCAACGGCTCGGTCGTCGATCCCTGGGCGTGGCTGCAGGCCAACGCCGGCTGA
- a CDS encoding DNA polymerase Y family protein produces MRRATSPPRPSGCVLSSRCIRPPPRRTRSRSVIGSGRWGDMTPGTPVRSLVLWFPDWPVTALEREAGAAAQRPGSRPAVSGKRPGSESDEVAEQRDTGDRLGAGPEARAGTRRGARSGRSPSGGALPGAALPGAASSGGAVSGAALPGAAGSGAAASGGSPSGAEHRSRHPIAVIERNLVVACSASARAEGVRRGQRRRDAQARCPGLKLVNADAARDHRAFAPIVSLIEERAPGVQLVRPGLCALRARGPARYYGGETEAARMLIGALRDAGLDGVRAGIADGPFTAEQAARGGTSADDPVFVVPAGGAAGFLAPLSVAVLDASAMIGAGAAGTKDAADLVGLLARLGVQTLGGFAAMEPDRVRERFGERGVRLHALAAGHDSRPVQPRTPPPELQREVAFEPPLEIADQVAFAMRVTADDFVAGLGAVDLVCTELRVELVGDRGERSERVWLHPGSFDAAAVVDRVRWQLAEDVGTGDAAGRGLRSGVALVRISPETVDAASHHAPALFGGGPEERVHHALSRVQAMLGHRGVLTPAIGGGRWLAERQVLVPWGDRDERDRQTTGAGGLAAQRARPWPGSLPDPLPTTVFADPVPVDVRALGGELVDVDERGNVAAVPAFFIESGRRRAIEAWAGPWPVVERGWDAARSRRAYRFQVVDADGSAWLLVCDGDAWTAEATYD; encoded by the coding sequence ATGCGGCGGGCCACGTCTCCGCCGCGCCCGAGCGGATGCGTCCTGTCGAGTCGCTGCATCCGGCCGCCGCCTCGGCGTACGAGGTCTCGCTCGGTCATCGGGTCAGGGCGGTGGGGTGACATGACGCCGGGAACGCCCGTTCGGAGCCTCGTGCTGTGGTTTCCCGACTGGCCGGTCACGGCTCTCGAGCGGGAGGCGGGTGCGGCTGCGCAGCGGCCGGGCTCGCGGCCGGCCGTCTCCGGGAAGCGGCCGGGCTCCGAGTCGGACGAGGTCGCGGAGCAGCGTGACACGGGCGATCGGCTGGGCGCGGGTCCGGAGGCGCGGGCAGGTACAAGGCGGGGCGCTCGGTCCGGCAGGTCGCCGTCGGGCGGGGCGCTACCTGGCGCGGCGCTGCCTGGCGCGGCGTCGTCTGGCGGGGCAGTGTCTGGCGCGGCGCTGCCGGGCGCGGCCGGTTCTGGAGCGGCCGCGTCTGGTGGGTCGCCGTCGGGCGCGGAGCACAGGTCGCGGCATCCGATCGCCGTCATCGAGCGCAATCTCGTCGTCGCATGCTCGGCGTCCGCGCGCGCCGAGGGGGTGCGCCGCGGGCAGCGACGGCGCGATGCGCAGGCGCGATGCCCGGGGTTGAAGCTGGTGAACGCGGATGCCGCGCGCGATCACCGCGCGTTCGCGCCCATCGTGTCGCTGATCGAGGAGCGGGCGCCCGGCGTCCAGCTGGTGCGGCCGGGACTGTGCGCACTGCGCGCCCGCGGCCCGGCGCGGTACTACGGCGGCGAGACCGAGGCCGCCCGCATGCTGATCGGCGCGCTGCGCGATGCCGGCCTCGACGGAGTCCGGGCGGGGATCGCCGACGGCCCGTTCACCGCGGAGCAGGCGGCGCGCGGCGGCACGAGCGCCGACGACCCGGTCTTCGTCGTGCCCGCCGGTGGGGCGGCGGGGTTCCTCGCGCCGCTGTCGGTCGCCGTGCTCGACGCGTCGGCGATGATCGGCGCGGGCGCAGCCGGGACGAAGGATGCAGCGGACCTCGTGGGACTCCTCGCGCGGCTGGGCGTGCAGACGCTCGGCGGGTTCGCCGCGATGGAGCCCGACCGCGTGCGCGAGCGGTTCGGCGAGCGGGGCGTCCGGCTGCACGCCCTCGCCGCGGGGCACGACTCGCGGCCGGTGCAGCCGCGCACGCCGCCGCCCGAGCTGCAGCGCGAGGTCGCGTTCGAGCCGCCGCTCGAGATCGCCGACCAGGTGGCGTTCGCCATGCGCGTCACCGCCGACGACTTCGTCGCGGGTCTGGGCGCGGTGGATCTCGTCTGCACCGAGCTGCGGGTCGAGCTCGTCGGCGACCGCGGGGAGCGCAGCGAGCGGGTGTGGCTGCATCCCGGCTCGTTCGATGCCGCCGCGGTCGTCGACCGCGTGCGGTGGCAGCTCGCCGAAGACGTCGGCACCGGGGACGCCGCGGGGCGCGGGCTGCGCAGTGGGGTCGCCCTGGTGCGGATCTCGCCCGAGACTGTGGACGCGGCATCCCATCACGCCCCCGCGCTGTTCGGGGGCGGCCCCGAGGAGCGGGTGCACCATGCGCTGTCGCGCGTGCAGGCGATGCTCGGGCACCGGGGTGTGCTGACCCCCGCGATCGGCGGCGGGCGATGGCTGGCGGAGCGCCAGGTGCTCGTGCCCTGGGGTGACCGCGACGAGCGCGACCGGCAAACGACAGGCGCCGGCGGCCTCGCGGCGCAGCGCGCGCGTCCATGGCCGGGGAGTCTGCCCGATCCGCTGCCGACGACGGTGTTCGCCGATCCGGTGCCGGTCGACGTGCGCGCGCTCGGGGGCGAGCTGGTCGATGTCGACGAGCGGGGCAACGTCGCAGCCGTCCCCGCGTTCTTCATCGAGAGCGGGCGCCGGCGGGCGATCGAGGCCTGGGCGGGGCCGTGGCCCGTGGTCGAGCGGGGATGGGATGCCGCGCGCTCGCGGCGTGCGTACCGGTTCCAGGTCGTCGACGCCGACGGATCGGCGTGGCTGCTGGTGTGCGACGGCGACGCGTGGACCGCGGAGGCCACCTATGACTAG
- the ppk2 gene encoding polyphosphate kinase 2, translating into MSEPRIPRKAYEQELRRLQARLVDMQAWVQSSGARIVVIFEGRDAAGKGSTIKRVSEYLNPRVTRIVALPTPTERERTQWYFQRYVPHLPAAGEIVLMDRSWYNRAGVEHVMGYCTNAEYHRFLHQAPIFERMLVEDGILLLKYWFSVSAAEQLRRFRSRADDPTRRWKLSPNDVLSITKWEDYSRAKDSMFVHTDIPEAPWHEVPSVDKRRSRINMMSHLLSRIPYEVIECDEVVIPPQAPSHGYERPPRNLENYVPDVASTLLDES; encoded by the coding sequence ATGAGCGAACCGAGGATCCCACGGAAGGCCTACGAACAAGAGCTCCGTCGCCTGCAGGCTCGACTCGTCGACATGCAGGCATGGGTGCAATCCAGCGGAGCGCGCATCGTGGTGATCTTCGAGGGGCGCGATGCCGCCGGCAAGGGATCCACGATCAAACGCGTATCGGAGTATCTCAACCCGCGCGTCACCCGCATCGTCGCTCTGCCGACGCCGACCGAACGCGAGCGAACCCAGTGGTACTTCCAGCGCTATGTGCCTCACCTGCCGGCCGCCGGCGAGATCGTGCTGATGGATCGCTCCTGGTACAACCGCGCCGGCGTGGAACACGTCATGGGCTACTGCACGAACGCCGAGTACCACCGCTTCCTCCACCAGGCGCCCATCTTCGAGCGCATGCTCGTCGAAGACGGCATCCTTCTCCTCAAGTACTGGTTCAGCGTGTCGGCCGCCGAACAACTGCGACGGTTCCGCTCTCGCGCCGACGACCCGACACGACGGTGGAAACTCAGCCCCAACGACGTGCTGTCGATCACGAAATGGGAGGACTACTCCCGCGCGAAAGACAGCATGTTCGTGCACACCGACATCCCGGAGGCGCCCTGGCACGAAGTGCCATCGGTGGACAAGCGCCGCAGCCGGATCAACATGATGTCGCATCTGCTCTCGCGCATACCGTACGAAGTCATCGAGTGTGACGAGGTCGTCATCCCGCCGCAGGCCCCCTCGCACGGATACGAACGACCGCCGCGCAATCTCGAGAACTATGTTCCCGACGTCGCGTCCACACTCCTCGACGAGAGCTGA
- a CDS encoding HNH endonuclease produces MRTLVLNAGYEPLAVVSFKRALVLVMNEKATVVEHTETDPVWGTRRSYERPAVIILTRYVRVPGGRHVPVTRRGVLRRDNHRCGYCGKAASTIDHVLPRSRGGADSWENLVACCLRCNNIKGDRTPQEMNWELRFLPRPPRGGQWTVRGTERTDPRWEPYLALAA; encoded by the coding sequence ATGCGCACTCTGGTGCTGAATGCGGGCTACGAACCGCTCGCGGTCGTGTCGTTCAAACGGGCGCTCGTGCTCGTGATGAACGAGAAGGCCACCGTCGTGGAACACACCGAGACAGATCCGGTGTGGGGCACCAGACGCTCGTACGAGCGCCCCGCCGTGATCATTCTGACCCGCTATGTGCGGGTGCCGGGAGGTCGCCATGTGCCGGTGACGCGGCGCGGCGTGCTGCGGCGTGACAACCACCGTTGCGGCTACTGCGGCAAGGCGGCGTCGACGATCGACCACGTGCTTCCGCGCTCGCGCGGCGGAGCGGACTCGTGGGAGAACCTCGTCGCGTGCTGCCTGCGCTGCAACAACATCAAGGGCGATCGCACACCGCAGGAGATGAACTGGGAGCTGCGCTTCCTCCCGCGCCCGCCGCGTGGCGGACAGTGGACCGTGCGGGGCACCGAGCGGACCGATCCGCGGTGGGAGCCGTATCTCGCACTGGCGGCGTGA